In the Gemmatimonadota bacterium genome, AGGCCCCGAAGGGCACCGCGAACAGCGCCGTTATGAAGGTTTCCGGCGCGTCGGGGGGCACAGCTGCCAAACCGACCAGCATCAGGACCGTCAGAAGACCGAGGGTCAGATAGACCCAGCGCCCGCTCACACCGAGGAGCCAGGCCTGCTGCCCGAATGAGGTCCCGATCCCGGGCTCTAGCCGCTCCAGCGCCGCAACGCTCGTCGCCATTGTCGCTCTCCTTTGACGGGCCGGTCAGGCGCCGGCCGATGTCGTTTGAAGCGTTTCGCTCCCCTCAGGCCCGTCCGGCGAGGCCTGCCACGCCAGCAGGGCCAGCGCCGCATCCTCCAGGGTCAGCGGCGCGATCTGGCGGATCGTCGCCCCAGCGCCCCGCAGCCGCTCCACCACCTCCGCCTCGTCGCCCCAGATCGTCCACGCCACCTCCCGCTGCGCGCCGTTCCGCCGGATCACCATCTCCGCCAAAGCGGGCGCACCCGCCCACCCCTCCGGTACTTCGAGCTGATACCTGCGCAGGTAGCGGCGCAGCGTGTCCCGATTGAACTGCACCTCGATCCGACCGTCGCGCATCACGCCCAGATGATCGCCCAGCCGCTCC is a window encoding:
- a CDS encoding ABC transporter ATP-binding protein; translated protein: YVPEQHGVGYGWLRAGALMRYHAAYYPAWDAGYAGELARLFEIRPEARFGTLSKGQQRRIQLVLALAHRPPVLLLDEPTDGLDPVMREQALSALAGHLARFPTTILVSTHLVHEAERLGDHLGVMRDGRIEVQFNRDTLRRYLRRYQLEVPEGWAGAPALAEMVIRRNGAQREVAWTIWGDEAEVVERLRGAGATIRQIAPLTLEDAALALLAWQASPDGPEGSETLQTTSAGA